From the Cryptosporangium aurantiacum genome, one window contains:
- a CDS encoding HAD family hydrolase has product MPIRAVWFDVGETLIDESHEYGTWADWLGVPRHTFSAMFGAVLARGEDYRTVFEHFKPGFDLEKERQARIDAGMGEYLNALNLYPDVRTCLSELREAGYFVGIAGNQTVRAGQFLRELNLPCDLLATSDDWGVTKPDVAFFEKLIEVSGHRPEEIAYVGDRLDNDIAPAARAGLVTVWIRRGPWGFVQEPGSADSPSELRAVAPDSSIQGLDTLATSLKDDLSRAPHQPMI; this is encoded by the coding sequence GTGCCCATCCGCGCTGTCTGGTTCGACGTCGGCGAAACCCTCATCGACGAATCCCATGAGTACGGCACCTGGGCCGACTGGCTCGGCGTCCCCCGCCACACCTTCTCCGCCATGTTCGGCGCCGTCCTGGCCCGCGGCGAGGACTACCGCACGGTCTTCGAACACTTCAAGCCTGGCTTTGACCTGGAGAAGGAACGTCAAGCACGGATCGACGCCGGGATGGGCGAGTACCTCAACGCGCTCAACCTCTACCCCGACGTCCGGACGTGCCTGTCCGAGCTGCGTGAGGCCGGGTACTTCGTCGGCATCGCAGGCAACCAGACGGTCCGCGCCGGCCAGTTCCTACGGGAGCTCAACCTCCCGTGCGACCTGCTCGCCACGTCCGACGACTGGGGCGTCACCAAGCCTGACGTCGCGTTCTTCGAGAAGCTCATCGAGGTCAGCGGTCACCGGCCGGAAGAGATCGCCTACGTGGGCGACCGCCTGGACAACGACATCGCCCCCGCCGCGAGGGCCGGCCTAGTCACCGTCTGGATTCGGCGCGGCCCTTGGGGCTTTGTGCAGGAGCCAGGAAGCGCCGATTCACCCTCCGAGCTTCGAGCCGTTGCGCCCGACAGCAGTATCCAAGGGTTGGACACCTTGGCAACCTCACTGAAAGATGACCTATCGCGGGCCCCCCATCAGCCGATGATCTAA
- a CDS encoding helix-turn-helix domain-containing protein — MTSDPNRPRLRQLREERGWTQQDVADQLIRLAWLHNRERVGVNADMVAKWERGAKGVSTRYRDLMCLLFGVDADYLRVKTTGSKPRTSPTAAPDEGSLVATLGGAASVLDQLGAAGEILQPKMFDAWKDELMHRRALLKLMGLTPAAAGLGLGEPETTRSGKPTPAAIADLDTLADRYQTLYHSTAPASLMTPVVAHLATASDLLRQGPAPADRLRLLENRARVATLAGRLAFFDLHDPMGARGYYNLALEAAREAGDHLQAASALAHTAFIPASEHGFPAALDYLQAANRHVVKHPHGPVASWLAAVESEMQTNAGQPKAALAAIDRAREALGRRDATATKLVWFDYYDSTRLEGFAGYATLRAGKYRDAENSLSVALGRLPRTAVKQRAVFLVDLATVELHNGNLDEACRIVGDAAEQLHQAGYATGADRIREFRTAVAPWKTSEAVRLLDEQLIALV, encoded by the coding sequence GTGACCAGCGACCCGAACCGCCCGCGCCTACGGCAGCTCCGCGAGGAACGCGGCTGGACCCAGCAGGACGTTGCTGACCAGCTCATCCGTCTCGCGTGGCTGCACAATCGCGAGCGGGTCGGCGTCAACGCGGACATGGTCGCCAAGTGGGAACGCGGCGCCAAGGGCGTCAGCACCCGCTACCGGGACCTGATGTGCCTGCTGTTCGGTGTGGACGCGGACTACCTGCGAGTGAAGACCACCGGGTCGAAGCCGCGGACCAGTCCCACCGCCGCGCCGGACGAGGGCTCACTGGTCGCCACCCTCGGTGGTGCTGCTTCGGTACTGGATCAACTCGGCGCCGCCGGGGAGATCCTCCAGCCGAAGATGTTCGACGCTTGGAAGGACGAGCTCATGCACCGCCGTGCACTGCTCAAACTGATGGGCCTGACGCCGGCCGCAGCCGGACTGGGGCTCGGCGAACCGGAGACCACCCGTTCCGGCAAGCCCACCCCCGCAGCAATCGCCGACCTCGACACCCTCGCCGACCGCTACCAGACCCTCTACCACTCGACCGCACCCGCATCGCTCATGACGCCCGTCGTCGCGCACCTCGCGACCGCATCCGACCTACTCCGGCAGGGTCCGGCGCCGGCCGATCGGTTGCGGTTGCTCGAGAACCGCGCACGCGTCGCCACCCTCGCCGGCCGTCTAGCGTTCTTCGACCTGCATGACCCGATGGGCGCTCGTGGCTACTACAACCTCGCGTTGGAAGCCGCCCGTGAGGCCGGGGACCACCTCCAGGCCGCTAGCGCGTTGGCGCACACCGCGTTCATCCCCGCCAGCGAGCACGGTTTTCCGGCCGCGCTGGACTACCTCCAGGCCGCCAACCGGCACGTCGTGAAGCACCCGCACGGCCCGGTCGCCTCGTGGCTGGCCGCCGTGGAGTCGGAGATGCAGACCAACGCCGGACAGCCCAAGGCCGCTCTCGCCGCGATCGACCGCGCCCGCGAGGCACTCGGCCGCCGGGACGCCACCGCGACGAAGCTCGTGTGGTTCGACTATTACGACTCCACACGCCTGGAAGGATTCGCCGGCTACGCCACCCTCCGAGCCGGGAAGTACCGCGACGCCGAGAACTCGCTGTCCGTCGCGCTGGGCCGGTTGCCGCGTACCGCCGTCAAGCAGCGCGCCGTGTTCCTGGTCGACCTCGCCACGGTCGAGCTGCACAACGGCAACCTCGACGAGGCATGCCGCATCGTCGGCGACGCAGCCGAACAGCTGCACCAGGCCGGCTACGCCACCGGCGCCGACCGCATCCGCGAGTTCCGGACCGCGGTGGCCCCGTGGAAGACCTCGGAGGCAGTGCGCCTGCTCGACGAACAGCTCATCGCACTCGTCTAA
- a CDS encoding FtsK/SpoIIIE domain-containing protein has product MHRFRNRRLPAAGSLSIWQKVFLGIDENGRAVRVSLAERNLLIGGEPGAGKSVALNLLVAHAALSLDCRLILVDGKRVELGLWAGCAEAFVGPSITDAITTLKALQVEMDERYDMLLSIGHRKLTRLTGARVVLVVIDELAYFSATVGESRQQKEFVGLVRDLVARGRAAGIIVVAATQRPSSDIVPTSLRDLFGYRWAFRCSTHASSDVILGHGWANEGYTAASIDPAARGVGWLIAEGGIPRRLKSAFLTDVQVVDLAAHAAELRNGGDGE; this is encoded by the coding sequence ATGCACCGATTCCGTAATCGTCGGCTGCCCGCTGCGGGTTCGCTGTCGATCTGGCAGAAAGTGTTCCTTGGCATCGACGAGAACGGCCGCGCTGTTCGCGTCAGTCTCGCGGAACGCAATCTGCTGATCGGCGGCGAACCCGGCGCCGGAAAGTCGGTCGCGCTCAATCTGCTTGTCGCTCATGCAGCGCTTTCTCTCGACTGCCGGCTCATTCTCGTCGACGGGAAACGCGTCGAGCTCGGGCTCTGGGCCGGCTGCGCGGAAGCGTTCGTCGGCCCGTCGATCACTGACGCCATCACCACGCTCAAGGCGCTCCAAGTCGAGATGGACGAGCGCTACGACATGCTCCTGTCGATCGGGCACCGCAAGCTCACCCGGCTCACCGGCGCGCGGGTGGTCCTGGTCGTCATCGACGAACTCGCCTACTTCTCCGCCACCGTCGGGGAGAGCCGGCAGCAGAAAGAGTTTGTCGGCCTCGTCCGCGACCTCGTGGCACGCGGCCGAGCGGCGGGCATCATCGTCGTCGCGGCGACACAACGACCGTCGTCGGACATCGTCCCGACGTCGCTGCGGGACCTGTTCGGCTACCGGTGGGCCTTCCGGTGCTCCACGCACGCCAGCTCCGACGTGATCCTCGGCCACGGCTGGGCCAACGAGGGCTATACCGCCGCATCCATCGACCCGGCCGCCCGCGGCGTCGGCTGGCTCATCGCCGAAGGCGGTATACCGCGCCGTCTCAAGTCCGCCTTCCTCACCGACGTCCAGGTCGTCGACCTCGCCGCACATGCCGCTGAACTCCGGAACGGTGGTGATGGCGAGTGA